A DNA window from Acidobacteriota bacterium contains the following coding sequences:
- a CDS encoding HAD family hydrolase — MPQTVPIQADALLFDMDGVLIDSTPAVARVWTKWALDHGFDPEEVVRRAQGRPSIATIRELLPDSDHRAENGKIERSEIEDLEGVVPLPGTLELLNGLPSKRWAIVTSSTRSLAEVRIRVAGLPRPRLFITSSDVTRGKPDPEPYRKAAECLGFSSANCIVIEDAPAGIKAGKGAGSRVIAFPTTVTMPELQKAGPDWIIENCGALTLQPVNGQLRFYLRELPSK; from the coding sequence ATGCCTCAGACAGTACCGATACAAGCAGATGCACTGCTCTTCGATATGGACGGTGTTCTTATCGATTCCACGCCGGCCGTCGCGCGAGTTTGGACAAAATGGGCGCTTGATCACGGCTTCGATCCCGAGGAAGTGGTACGGCGAGCACAGGGTCGTCCAAGCATCGCGACCATTCGCGAGCTTCTTCCCGATTCGGACCATCGCGCCGAAAACGGCAAAATCGAGCGCAGCGAGATAGAGGATCTGGAAGGTGTGGTTCCACTTCCTGGAACACTCGAGCTGCTAAATGGACTTCCGTCCAAACGTTGGGCGATCGTTACCTCCTCCACGCGGTCGCTCGCCGAGGTTCGCATCCGCGTCGCCGGTTTACCGCGACCGAGACTCTTTATAACTTCCAGCGACGTTACCCGTGGCAAGCCCGATCCGGAGCCTTACAGGAAAGCGGCCGAGTGCCTGGGGTTCTCAAGCGCGAATTGCATTGTTATCGAAGATGCTCCGGCGGGTATCAAAGCGGGAAAAGGCGCCGGATCCCGCGTGATCGCGTTTCCCACCACCGTGACCATGCCCGAGCTGCAGAAAGCAGGACCAGATTGGATCATCGAAAACTGTGGCGCATTGACGTTGCAGCCGGTAAACGGTCAGCTGAGATTTTATCTGCGAGAGCTTCCTTCTAAATGA
- a CDS encoding ribulokinase: MAIVAGVDFGTLSVRVSLVDSERGLLESAVAGYPLHRSRDDPEYATQSHDDHLKALTAAMREVFAKSGIPGNDVVAIALDTTGSTVIAVDRELKPLGEYYLWCDHRAKGEAEEITEAAHRERLQAIEWCGGVYSSEWGFSKLLHWLRHNPDKRAQFASAFEHCDMISATLCGITDPKNVKRSICAMGHKWLWNASLGGLPPEEFLVKVDPLFKGVREKLQGEYATSGHIAGKLSPHWAQKLGLQPGIPIPVGAFDAHWDAIGAGCRTDDIVNVVGTSTCIIGITPSVNLVPGVCGVVPGSVHPQRTGIEAGLSAVGDIFNGIATRAGTDVASLGRELEDYRAGQTGLLRLTWDNGDRTVLVNPNLRGITLGWNLQSTAADELFAAIEGTALHTRVILDRMTSHGVTIRRVINAGGIPQKNDILNRVYANVLGRPVLVPSKSVVSLGSAIFAFLAAGIFATVEEAQDKICPPHKKFEPDTAEQRVYDRLYDLYSKIYFEFGQRTGSFGTILPALIEVSTAQTKTSVTRTSPEKDVRTNERNLG; the protein is encoded by the coding sequence ATGGCCATCGTCGCGGGAGTGGACTTCGGCACTCTGAGCGTACGCGTGTCACTGGTCGACAGCGAACGTGGACTGCTGGAATCTGCCGTGGCGGGGTATCCACTACATCGCAGTCGCGACGATCCCGAATACGCCACTCAGTCACACGACGATCACCTGAAGGCACTAACCGCTGCCATGCGGGAGGTGTTTGCCAAATCGGGAATTCCAGGCAATGACGTTGTGGCCATTGCGCTCGACACCACAGGTTCCACGGTCATTGCGGTGGATCGAGAGCTGAAGCCGCTTGGCGAGTACTACCTGTGGTGCGATCACCGCGCAAAGGGCGAGGCGGAAGAGATCACCGAGGCAGCGCACCGCGAACGCCTGCAGGCGATCGAGTGGTGCGGCGGCGTGTACTCGTCTGAGTGGGGATTCTCCAAGCTTCTGCACTGGCTGCGTCACAATCCTGACAAACGTGCTCAATTTGCTTCAGCCTTCGAGCACTGCGACATGATTTCCGCGACGCTTTGCGGTATTACCGATCCCAAAAACGTAAAACGCAGCATCTGTGCCATGGGACACAAATGGCTCTGGAATGCCAGTTTGGGAGGACTGCCGCCCGAGGAGTTTCTGGTCAAAGTCGATCCACTGTTCAAGGGGGTTCGCGAAAAGCTGCAGGGAGAGTATGCGACATCGGGGCATATCGCCGGCAAACTATCTCCTCATTGGGCACAAAAACTCGGACTGCAGCCTGGAATTCCCATTCCGGTAGGAGCATTCGATGCCCACTGGGATGCCATTGGTGCCGGCTGCCGCACCGACGACATTGTGAACGTCGTTGGAACATCCACTTGCATCATCGGAATCACGCCGTCCGTCAATCTCGTGCCTGGCGTTTGCGGCGTGGTGCCGGGAAGTGTTCATCCGCAGCGCACCGGCATCGAAGCGGGACTCTCCGCAGTAGGCGACATCTTCAATGGGATTGCAACGCGCGCCGGCACCGATGTCGCGAGCCTCGGTCGGGAGCTTGAGGACTATCGCGCCGGACAAACCGGATTGCTGCGTCTCACCTGGGACAACGGAGACCGTACCGTGCTGGTCAATCCCAACCTGCGCGGTATCACTTTGGGCTGGAATCTGCAGAGCACGGCAGCCGACGAACTCTTTGCCGCCATTGAAGGCACTGCCTTGCATACCCGGGTGATTCTCGATCGCATGACAAGCCACGGCGTTACGATCAGGCGCGTGATTAACGCCGGCGGCATCCCGCAAAAGAACGATATTTTGAACCGTGTTTATGCAAACGTGCTAGGCAGGCCGGTCCTCGTCCCCAGCAAGAGCGTCGTGAGTCTAGGATCGGCGATCTTCGCATTCCTCGCTGCAGGGATATTTGCAACAGTCGAAGAGGCGCAGGACAAGATATGTCCACCTCACAAAAAATTTGAACCAGACACCGCCGAGCAGCGCGTCTATGATCGTCTTTACGATCTTTACAGCAAGATCTATTTCGAATTTGGACAAAGGACCGGAAGCTTCGGAACGATCTTACCCGCTTTGATCGAGGTCTCAACCGCGCAGACCAAAACTTCCGTGACGAGAACCTCACCAGAAAAGGACGTGCGAACGAATGAGAGAAACTTGGGCTGA
- the araD gene encoding L-ribulose-5-phosphate 4-epimerase (catalyzes the isomerization of L-ribulose 5-phosphate to D-xylulose 5-phosphate in the anaerobic catabolism of L-ascorbate; links the arabinose metabolic pathway to the pentose phosphate pathway and allows the bacteria to use arabinose as an energy source): MTLAKLREQVLEANLDLVRKGLVLYTFGNVSGISRRDKIVIIKPSGVPYDDLRPEDLVATDLDGHMVEGDLRPSSDLPTHLVLYKAFPNIGGVAHSHSEYATSWAQARKPIPCLGTTHADYFHGPVPVTDSMRDTEITDAYEENTGHVIVKTFQDMNYEAVPAVLVANHGPFAWGPDAKTAAHNAVIVETVARMAYFTMTINHEAQAVDRALHDRHYLRKHGRNAYYGQERELNSRKGR; the protein is encoded by the coding sequence ATGACGCTGGCAAAACTTCGCGAACAGGTGCTGGAGGCGAATCTTGACCTCGTACGCAAAGGTTTGGTTCTATACACGTTCGGCAACGTGAGCGGAATCTCGCGGCGCGACAAGATAGTCATCATCAAGCCCAGCGGTGTTCCCTACGACGATCTACGGCCCGAAGACCTGGTCGCAACAGATCTCGATGGGCACATGGTTGAGGGCGATTTGAGGCCCTCGTCGGATCTGCCGACCCATCTCGTCCTCTACAAGGCATTCCCTAACATCGGCGGCGTGGCGCATTCGCACTCGGAGTATGCAACTTCATGGGCGCAGGCGCGCAAGCCGATCCCGTGTCTCGGCACTACTCACGCCGACTATTTTCATGGGCCTGTGCCCGTAACTGACTCGATGCGCGACACTGAAATCACTGACGCTTACGAAGAAAATACTGGACACGTGATCGTCAAGACTTTCCAGGATATGAATTATGAGGCCGTGCCGGCGGTTCTGGTGGCGAATCATGGCCCGTTTGCATGGGGACCAGACGCGAAAACCGCGGCGCACAACGCCGTCATTGTCGAAACCGTCGCGCGTATGGCGTACTTCACGATGACGATCAACCATGAGGCGCAAGCCGTGGATCGCGCGCTGCACGACAGACATTACCTCAGGAAGCATGGGCGCAACGCTTACTACGGCCAGGAACGAGAACTCAATTCGAGAAAAGGACGATAA
- a CDS encoding L-arabinose isomerase encodes MIDLKQFEAWLVTGSQHLYGQQTLDQVATHSREIASALNDSPNVPVQIVFKPVLTTPESIYQLCLEANSSANCVGLIMWMHTFSPARMWIPGLRALRKPFVHLHTQFNRELPWATIDMEFMNLNQSAHGDREFGFLTSRGRMRRKVIVGFWQDEDVTGELASWLRAACAWQDAQHLKIARFGDNMRKVAVTEGDKVEAEMRLGYSVNGYGVGELADHFKQVSDSDVDKLIFQYQESYAVAEPLQADGEKRSSLRDAARIELGLRSFLQDGNFEAFTDTFEDLHGLPQLPGVAVQRLMSDGYGFGAEGDWKTAALVRAMKVMSSGLKGGTSFMEDYTYDLRNGGMVLGAHMLEICPSIADARPSLEIHPLSIGGKSDPVRLVFSGRTGPAINASIVDLGDRFRMIVNQVDTVAPEHPLPKLPVARAVWIPKPNLKVAAAAWILAGGAHHTGFSQALTAQHLEDFALIANLECLLIDANTSISEFNKELRWNDVYYGLKALGNQFPL; translated from the coding sequence ATGATTGACCTCAAACAGTTTGAAGCCTGGTTGGTGACGGGAAGCCAGCACCTTTATGGACAGCAAACGCTGGATCAGGTCGCAACGCATTCGCGAGAAATCGCGAGCGCTCTGAATGACTCGCCTAACGTGCCGGTGCAAATCGTTTTCAAACCGGTGCTCACTACGCCGGAGTCGATATACCAGCTTTGCCTCGAAGCAAACAGCTCAGCAAACTGCGTCGGCCTCATCATGTGGATGCACACATTCTCTCCGGCACGAATGTGGATTCCCGGATTGAGAGCGCTGCGCAAGCCGTTTGTGCATCTCCACACGCAATTCAACCGCGAGCTGCCATGGGCAACGATCGACATGGAGTTCATGAATCTGAACCAGTCGGCGCACGGGGATCGCGAATTTGGCTTTCTCACAAGCCGCGGACGCATGCGGCGAAAAGTAATTGTAGGATTCTGGCAGGACGAAGATGTCACGGGCGAGCTGGCTAGCTGGTTGCGTGCGGCGTGTGCCTGGCAAGATGCGCAGCACCTGAAGATCGCACGATTCGGTGACAACATGCGCAAGGTCGCGGTCACCGAAGGTGACAAAGTTGAAGCCGAGATGCGGCTTGGATACTCGGTAAACGGATACGGCGTTGGTGAACTCGCCGACCACTTTAAACAAGTCAGCGACTCCGACGTAGACAAACTGATTTTCCAATATCAGGAATCGTATGCGGTTGCCGAACCGCTACAGGCGGACGGGGAGAAGCGGTCATCTTTGCGAGATGCAGCGCGAATCGAATTGGGACTGCGAAGTTTCCTTCAAGATGGCAACTTTGAAGCCTTCACGGATACGTTTGAAGACTTGCATGGCTTGCCGCAGTTGCCCGGAGTTGCAGTGCAGCGCCTCATGTCGGATGGGTACGGCTTCGGAGCCGAGGGCGACTGGAAGACGGCGGCGCTCGTGCGCGCGATGAAGGTGATGAGCTCCGGACTCAAAGGTGGAACGTCATTCATGGAGGACTACACCTACGATCTGAGGAACGGCGGCATGGTCTTGGGCGCTCACATGCTGGAGATCTGTCCTTCTATTGCGGATGCACGACCGTCGCTGGAAATTCATCCTCTGAGCATCGGCGGAAAGTCAGATCCAGTGCGCCTGGTCTTCAGCGGTAGAACCGGTCCCGCAATCAATGCGTCGATCGTCGATCTGGGGGATCGCTTCCGCATGATCGTCAATCAAGTCGACACTGTTGCGCCGGAGCATCCTCTGCCCAAGTTGCCGGTGGCCAGAGCCGTCTGGATTCCCAAGCCGAATCTAAAGGTGGCTGCAGCTGCATGGATTCTAGCCGGCGGAGCACACCACACCGGGTTCAGTCAGGCCTTGACCGCGCAGCATTTGGAAGATTTCGCTTTGATCGCCAATCTGGAATGTCTCTTAATCGACGCCAACACTTCCATTTCGGAATTCAATAAAGAGCTGCGGTGGAATGACGTGTACTACGGGTTGAAAGCGCTCGGAAACCAATTTCCCCTGTAG
- a CDS encoding Na+/galactose cotransporter — protein sequence MTPLPAMFVATRLVRLSAVDLAIIVIYFVLVLAIGFYLKRFATTGEDFFLAGREMTAWVAGLAFVSANLGSLELLGWAGNAYQYGIMAAHWYWIGAIPAMVFLGLVMMPFYYISKTHSVPGYLKLRYGSEASTLSAITFAFMTILMSGVNMYAMAVVMEVVLGWNLHFSIIVSSLTVGVYVAAGGLFSAIFNEVLQFFLIWFGALLIPILGLIETGGWSGMVARIHQNFPGQEFTHMWAPMSSADKNPMGVYWVAIVFGLGAVQSMGYWTTDFLVVQRVLSAKDVRSAKLAPIIGSFFKMAVPLIVILPGLLGRAVLPWHLVPGNQAQPGQFKYDDVLPLMLARYCGPGLMGLGITALVAGFMAGMAGNVSAFATVWTYDIYRPYLRKDAPDSHYVSMGRWCTMIGLFVSIGTAYLVQYNKSMMDYVQALFGFFIAPLFGTVLLGMLWKRVTRMAGFWGLLAGVGSSVTIFLLMKFDERWVRVFALSPVAQPLAQAMWQAMWACITCVVVTVLVTLVTKPRPDQELVGLVYSLTEKAHEEHVRWVHRPLVWGVLALILLVILQIIFW from the coding sequence ATGACTCCACTACCAGCGATGTTCGTCGCAACGCGACTGGTGCGTCTCTCAGCAGTGGATTTAGCCATTATTGTGATTTATTTCGTGTTAGTTCTGGCGATCGGTTTTTACCTCAAACGCTTCGCCACTACCGGCGAGGACTTCTTCCTCGCCGGCCGCGAGATGACGGCCTGGGTCGCCGGGCTTGCCTTCGTCTCAGCGAACCTGGGCTCGCTGGAGCTCCTCGGATGGGCCGGGAACGCTTACCAATATGGGATTATGGCTGCTCACTGGTATTGGATAGGAGCCATTCCCGCAATGGTCTTCCTTGGCCTGGTGATGATGCCGTTTTACTACATCTCCAAGACTCACTCGGTGCCCGGATACCTGAAATTGCGCTACGGCTCGGAAGCAAGCACCCTAAGCGCAATCACATTTGCCTTCATGACCATTCTTATGTCGGGCGTCAATATGTATGCCATGGCAGTTGTCATGGAGGTAGTGCTTGGCTGGAACTTGCATTTCAGCATCATTGTTTCTTCACTAACGGTCGGTGTGTACGTCGCCGCAGGCGGCCTCTTCTCTGCGATTTTTAACGAAGTGCTGCAATTCTTCCTAATCTGGTTTGGGGCTCTGCTGATTCCGATTCTGGGATTGATTGAAACTGGCGGATGGAGCGGGATGGTGGCGCGCATTCACCAGAATTTCCCAGGTCAGGAGTTCACGCACATGTGGGCTCCTATGAGCTCCGCCGACAAGAACCCTATGGGCGTTTACTGGGTTGCAATCGTCTTTGGTTTAGGCGCCGTGCAGTCTATGGGGTACTGGACTACGGATTTCCTGGTCGTACAACGCGTGCTCTCGGCAAAGGATGTCCGGTCAGCAAAGCTGGCGCCGATCATTGGCTCTTTCTTCAAGATGGCTGTGCCTCTGATCGTGATTCTTCCCGGACTCTTGGGTCGCGCGGTCCTGCCCTGGCATCTCGTTCCGGGAAACCAGGCACAGCCAGGACAATTCAAATACGACGACGTGCTACCTCTGATGCTCGCGCGCTATTGTGGTCCCGGCTTGATGGGCTTAGGAATCACGGCACTGGTCGCAGGATTCATGGCCGGAATGGCCGGCAATGTGAGCGCCTTCGCCACGGTATGGACGTATGACATCTACCGACCGTATCTACGCAAGGATGCGCCGGACTCGCACTATGTTTCCATGGGCCGATGGTGCACGATGATCGGTTTATTCGTGAGTATTGGTACCGCCTATCTGGTTCAGTACAACAAGAGCATGATGGACTACGTGCAGGCGCTCTTCGGATTCTTTATCGCGCCTCTGTTCGGCACGGTTTTGCTCGGCATGCTTTGGAAACGCGTTACCCGCATGGCGGGATTTTGGGGATTGCTGGCGGGAGTAGGCTCTTCCGTAACCATATTCCTCCTGATGAAATTTGATGAACGCTGGGTACGCGTTTTCGCTCTGTCTCCGGTGGCGCAACCGTTAGCACAGGCTATGTGGCAAGCCATGTGGGCGTGCATCACATGTGTGGTTGTCACAGTTCTCGTAACTCTCGTGACCAAACCACGACCTGATCAGGAGCTGGTCGGCCTCGTCTACAGCTTGACGGAAAAAGCTCATGAAGAGCACGTACGTTGGGTACATCGACCGCTCGTATGGGGAGTCCTGGCTCTGATTCTTCTAGTAATCCTGCAAATCATTTTCTGGTGA
- a CDS encoding alpha-N-arabinofuranosidase codes for MRRLLVFLALLVVPLSVPATATKKVALSVDASKPGAKIDRNIFGQFAEHLGHGIYDGIWVGPDSPIPNTRGIRNDVVAALKAIRVPNIRWPGGCFADEYHWRNGIGPQRAVTLNPNWGGVIEPNTFGTHEFMDFVDQIGAEAYISVNVGSGTPREAAEWLEYLTTAQTTTLAKERAANGHLAPYKIGYLGIGNESWDCGGNMTPDYYLSQLKIYSRFVRNFNPAQQDKEKMLKIAVGPGGGELRWTDWTEAIMKAYQHHQWSWDINGLSMHSYTVVRWPPSFKSVGFGEAEYAQVLKSTFDMEDLINKHAAIMDKYDPQKKVALVVDEWGAWYAPLPGSNPGFLVQQGSLRDAILAALNLNIFARHADRVRMANIAQMINVLQAMIMTDKEKMVLTPTYHVYKMYLPFQDASFVPVTFDAGKYTYGNISLPRVDAIAAKNSEGKLWLEITNLDPNEPIEVEASFSGINAKSAAGESLTAVKVDSVNTFESPNGVVAKPISAHVQAGKVTLKLEPKSVTVISVQE; via the coding sequence ATGCGGCGACTTCTTGTTTTCCTCGCCCTGCTCGTGGTGCCTCTGAGCGTGCCCGCGACGGCGACAAAGAAAGTAGCGTTGTCGGTTGATGCGTCGAAGCCTGGCGCAAAAATCGACCGCAATATCTTCGGCCAGTTCGCCGAGCATCTGGGCCATGGCATTTACGACGGCATCTGGGTCGGTCCAGATTCTCCGATTCCGAATACGCGCGGCATTCGCAACGATGTCGTCGCTGCACTAAAAGCAATAAGGGTACCGAACATTCGCTGGCCAGGGGGATGCTTCGCCGACGAATACCATTGGCGCAATGGTATCGGACCGCAACGAGCAGTGACGCTCAATCCCAATTGGGGAGGTGTTATCGAGCCGAACACTTTCGGTACTCATGAATTCATGGACTTCGTTGACCAGATTGGCGCCGAGGCATACATCTCGGTCAACGTCGGGTCAGGGACTCCTCGCGAAGCTGCCGAGTGGCTGGAGTATCTGACCACAGCGCAGACGACTACATTGGCAAAAGAGCGCGCCGCGAACGGTCATCTTGCTCCCTACAAGATCGGCTATCTCGGTATCGGGAACGAGAGTTGGGATTGCGGCGGCAATATGACGCCGGATTACTACCTCAGCCAGCTTAAGATCTACAGCCGGTTCGTGAGAAATTTCAATCCCGCGCAGCAGGACAAAGAGAAAATGTTGAAAATCGCCGTCGGCCCTGGCGGTGGCGAACTGCGGTGGACCGACTGGACTGAGGCGATCATGAAGGCCTACCAGCACCACCAGTGGAGTTGGGATATCAATGGCCTTTCCATGCACTCATACACAGTAGTGAGGTGGCCACCTTCGTTTAAGTCCGTGGGATTCGGCGAGGCTGAGTACGCTCAGGTCCTCAAGTCTACTTTCGACATGGAGGATTTAATAAATAAGCATGCGGCCATCATGGATAAGTACGATCCGCAGAAGAAGGTCGCGCTGGTCGTGGACGAATGGGGTGCATGGTATGCGCCATTACCTGGCAGCAATCCTGGCTTTCTCGTCCAGCAAGGCAGTCTGCGTGATGCCATTCTGGCTGCGCTGAACCTGAACATCTTTGCTCGACATGCAGATCGTGTGCGCATGGCCAACATCGCGCAGATGATCAATGTTCTGCAGGCGATGATCATGACAGACAAAGAGAAGATGGTCCTGACTCCTACCTATCACGTCTACAAAATGTATCTTCCATTTCAGGACGCTAGCTTTGTGCCGGTCACATTCGATGCCGGTAAATACACGTATGGCAATATCAGTTTGCCGCGCGTAGATGCCATTGCCGCTAAAAACAGCGAAGGCAAGCTGTGGCTGGAAATCACCAATCTGGATCCCAATGAGCCGATAGAAGTGGAAGCGAGCTTCTCAGGCATTAACGCTAAATCAGCGGCTGGAGAATCGCTGACTGCGGTCAAAGTTGATAGCGTCAATACCTTCGAGTCCCCCAACGGTGTTGTAGCAAAGCCCATTTCTGCACACGTTCAAGCCGGCAAAGTGACGCTGAAGCTGGAGCCCAAGTCGGTGACCGTAATCTCAGTTCAGGAATGA
- a CDS encoding galactose-1-epimerase — MKMMPLLLLCLIMYVTTMEAKTNVSKQAFGKMPDGTAVDVYTLTEGPVEAKIITYGGIVVSLKVPDKSGKSDDVVLGFDSLDDYVKISNAPAGNPFFGAIIGRYANRIAKGKFTLDGKQYSVPINNPPNSLHGGPHGFNNAVWKAKEIPNGIELTYLSKDGEAGYPGNLTATVRYTLTNSALRIDYSATTDKDTVVNLTNHSYFNLAGQGHGDILNHMLTLHGSRFTPVDSTLIPTGELRPVANTPFDFTKSTRVGDHIDADDEQIRFGKGYDHNWVLDSPASKLFEAAEVYEPTTGRVLRVSTTQPGIQFYTGNFLDGTLQGKGGARYIRRGALCLETQHFPDSPNHPKFPSTELKPGQHYHTVTVFTFSTR; from the coding sequence ATGAAAATGATGCCGCTTTTGCTGCTGTGTTTGATCATGTATGTGACGACCATGGAGGCAAAGACGAACGTGTCCAAGCAGGCTTTCGGTAAGATGCCCGACGGGACTGCCGTCGACGTTTACACGCTCACCGAAGGCCCGGTCGAGGCAAAGATCATCACTTATGGCGGCATCGTCGTCTCGCTGAAAGTGCCAGACAAGTCGGGTAAATCCGACGACGTTGTGCTCGGATTCGACTCGCTCGATGACTACGTCAAGATCAGCAATGCTCCTGCAGGAAATCCATTTTTCGGCGCGATCATTGGACGATACGCAAATCGAATCGCAAAAGGAAAATTCACTCTCGACGGCAAGCAGTACTCGGTGCCCATCAATAACCCGCCAAATTCTCTGCATGGCGGCCCGCACGGATTCAACAATGCGGTGTGGAAAGCCAAGGAGATTCCAAACGGAATCGAGCTTACCTACCTGAGCAAGGATGGCGAAGCCGGATATCCCGGAAATCTGACTGCGACAGTGCGCTACACGCTTACAAACTCAGCCCTGCGAATCGACTATTCGGCGACTACGGATAAAGACACGGTAGTCAACCTCACTAACCATTCTTACTTCAACCTAGCCGGACAGGGACATGGTGACATCCTGAATCACATGCTCACGCTGCACGGCTCGCGCTTCACACCAGTCGACTCAACTCTGATCCCCACCGGTGAGCTTCGCCCAGTAGCGAATACTCCGTTCGATTTCACCAAGTCGACGCGAGTCGGCGACCACATCGACGCCGACGACGAGCAGATCCGCTTCGGCAAAGGCTACGATCATAACTGGGTGCTCGACTCGCCAGCCAGCAAGCTTTTCGAGGCCGCCGAAGTCTATGAACCAACGACCGGGCGCGTGCTCCGCGTCTCCACTACCCAACCGGGCATCCAGTTCTACACAGGAAACTTCCTCGACGGAACGTTGCAAGGCAAGGGCGGTGCCAGATACATACGTCGCGGCGCACTCTGCCTGGAGACCCAACATTTTCCTGATTCACCGAATCATCCTAAGTTTCCATCGACCGAACTCAAACCCGGGCAGCACTACCACACCGTTACGGTGTTCACCTTTTCGACTCGCTGA